The Ancylobacter sp. WKF20 genome contains a region encoding:
- the ispG gene encoding flavodoxin-dependent (E)-4-hydroxy-3-methylbut-2-enyl-diphosphate synthase, whose product MTDPMAETLATIVAPELEAAGPAPRRQTVAVKVGSITVGGGAPVVVQSMTNTDTADAEGTARQVAALARAGSEVVRITVDREESAVAVPAIKERLLKMGLDTPLVGDFHYNGHLLLTKYPDCAAALDKYRINPGNVGFGQKRDRHFTTIVEQAIKHDKPVRIGANWGSLDEDLLTELMDQNARLPRPAQARAVTREALVRSALLSAALAEEIGLPKNRIILSAKVSAVQDLITVYAELARRSDYALHLGLTEAGMGSKGIVASAASMGVLLQQGIGDTIRVSLTPEPGGDRTREVTVAQEMLQTMGLRTFVPLVAACPGCGRTTSTTFQELAFEVQDFIRTSMPGWKTRYPGVETLNVAVMGCIVNGPGESKHADIGISLPGTGEFPTAPVYLDGKKAMTLRGPTLREDFKKIVEDYVERRFGMGGRAAPTEGIDAAE is encoded by the coding sequence ATGACCGACCCGATGGCCGAAACGCTGGCCACCATCGTCGCGCCGGAACTCGAAGCCGCCGGCCCCGCGCCGCGCCGCCAGACCGTGGCGGTGAAGGTCGGGTCGATCACGGTGGGCGGCGGCGCCCCGGTCGTCGTCCAGTCCATGACCAATACCGACACGGCCGATGCGGAAGGCACCGCCCGTCAGGTCGCCGCGCTCGCCCGCGCCGGCTCGGAAGTGGTGCGCATCACGGTGGATCGTGAGGAATCCGCGGTTGCCGTGCCGGCCATCAAGGAGCGCCTCCTGAAGATGGGGCTCGACACCCCCCTCGTCGGCGACTTCCACTATAATGGCCACCTCCTGCTGACCAAGTACCCGGACTGCGCGGCCGCGCTCGACAAGTACCGCATCAATCCCGGCAATGTCGGCTTCGGGCAGAAACGCGACCGCCACTTCACCACCATCGTCGAGCAGGCGATCAAGCACGACAAGCCCGTGCGCATCGGCGCGAATTGGGGCTCGCTGGACGAGGATCTGCTGACCGAACTGATGGACCAGAACGCCCGGCTACCCCGCCCGGCGCAGGCCCGCGCCGTCACCCGCGAAGCACTGGTGCGCTCGGCCCTGCTCTCGGCCGCGCTCGCCGAGGAGATCGGCCTGCCGAAGAACCGGATCATCCTCTCCGCCAAGGTCTCGGCGGTGCAGGATCTCATCACCGTCTATGCCGAGCTTGCCCGCCGCTCGGACTATGCGCTGCATCTCGGGCTCACCGAGGCCGGCATGGGCTCGAAGGGCATCGTCGCCTCCGCCGCCTCGATGGGCGTGCTGCTGCAACAGGGCATTGGCGACACGATCCGCGTCTCGCTCACCCCCGAGCCCGGCGGCGACCGCACCCGCGAGGTGACGGTGGCGCAGGAAATGCTCCAGACCATGGGCCTGCGCACCTTCGTGCCGCTGGTCGCCGCCTGTCCGGGCTGCGGGCGCACCACCTCCACAACCTTCCAGGAGCTCGCCTTCGAGGTGCAGGACTTCATCCGCACCTCCATGCCCGGCTGGAAGACGCGCTACCCCGGCGTCGAGACGCTCAACGTCGCGGTGATGGGCTGCATCGTCAACGGGCCGGGCGAGAGCAAGCACGCCGATATCGGCATCTCGCTGCCCGGCACCGGCGAATTCCCCACCGCCCCGGTCTATCTCGACGGCAAGAAGGCGATGACCCTGCGCGGCCCCACCCTGCGCGAGGACTTCAAGAAGATCGTCGAGGACTATGTCGAACGCCGCTTCGGCATGGGCGGCCGCGCCGCGCCCACCGAGGGCATCGACGCGGCGGAGTAA